The Hymenobacter sp. GOD-10R genome includes a window with the following:
- a CDS encoding glycoside hydrolase family 2 TIM barrel-domain containing protein, protein MINQAYSRLILFLLGSLCAVQSVKGQTQQGRTIRNFDKSWRFLKEDAPGAEQPSFDDSKWRTLNVPHDWSIEGPIAQTNPTGSGGGYMPAGIGWYRKTFTVAAADAKRKVSVEFDGVMANSEVFVNGVSVGKRPYGYVSFTYDITSHLNFGGKPNIIAVRVDNSAQPSSRWYTGAGIYRHVHLVSTGTTHFDQWGVFIRPMQVTAQKAFVNVQAKVTNESAAAGSYTLQTTLIDPKGKTVKTSESKQTIAAGKTVDYTQTIEVANPALWDTEHPQLYKAITKLVSGAVTTDAITTPVGIREAKFLAATGFWLNGKNLKMYGVCLHEDGGAVGSAIPLAVWERRFKQLKAIGANAIRTAHNEVAPEFLDLCDRMGMLVMDETFDTWEANKVSRGKEGSSGGYHLYFKQWWDKDTRNQVLRDRNHPSIVIYSVGNEIHDNLKDSTGFRKYKMQQDLIHSLDPSRPVTMALLQPNGTSQVYKTGFAEQMDIVGQNYRENELVAYHNEHPDRIVIGTENTHVLNQWLALRDNAFMSGQFLWTGVDYLGEDVWPSRGATFGLLDRTGGWHTNGLQRAAWWSAKPVVFIQRSSPTPPRPARVPAGGAPAATPAGTPAVLDGPTAAASRGGIEYLSDWTPADLATYTQARVQVFSNADETELFLNGKSLGVKHKSPLDSALFWKVPFEKGTLKAVARNKGKEVATDELKTAGEPAKIILTADKSKIGNNWDDVSFVTATIVDANGVVCPNSNKLIQFSVSGGGGIAAVDNADRNDHDPYQATERKTYKGTCIALIKTKVSTGKITIKASAQGLTGGVVTIDAMP, encoded by the coding sequence ATGATTAACCAGGCTTACTCGCGCCTTATCCTATTTTTATTAGGTAGTTTATGCGCTGTTCAATCAGTAAAAGGCCAAACTCAACAAGGCCGCACTATCCGCAATTTTGATAAAAGCTGGCGCTTCCTTAAAGAAGACGCTCCTGGAGCCGAACAGCCATCTTTTGATGATTCCAAATGGCGGACGCTGAATGTGCCGCACGACTGGAGCATTGAAGGGCCAATAGCCCAAACCAATCCAACCGGCAGCGGGGGGGGTTATATGCCCGCGGGTATAGGCTGGTACCGCAAAACGTTTACCGTTGCTGCTGCTGATGCTAAACGCAAAGTAAGTGTTGAGTTTGACGGCGTAATGGCCAATAGCGAAGTTTTTGTGAATGGTGTTTCGGTAGGCAAACGCCCTTATGGTTATGTCAGCTTCACGTACGATATCACATCTCATCTAAATTTCGGCGGCAAACCCAATATCATCGCCGTTCGGGTTGATAACAGTGCTCAGCCATCATCACGCTGGTATACCGGCGCTGGTATTTACCGCCATGTGCATTTAGTATCGACAGGAACTACCCATTTCGACCAGTGGGGGGTATTTATCCGGCCTATGCAGGTTACTGCGCAAAAGGCATTCGTAAATGTGCAGGCTAAAGTGACGAATGAATCGGCCGCGGCGGGTAGCTATACCTTGCAAACCACCCTAATTGACCCAAAGGGCAAGACCGTAAAAACAAGCGAAAGCAAACAAACCATTGCGGCCGGCAAAACAGTTGACTATACCCAAACTATTGAGGTGGCTAACCCTGCCTTGTGGGATACAGAACACCCGCAGCTGTACAAAGCCATTACCAAATTGGTAAGCGGCGCTGTTACTACCGATGCGATAACCACGCCTGTAGGCATTCGCGAAGCTAAATTTTTGGCAGCTACTGGCTTTTGGTTGAATGGGAAGAACCTCAAAATGTATGGGGTTTGCTTACACGAAGATGGCGGCGCGGTTGGTTCGGCTATTCCACTTGCCGTATGGGAACGCCGGTTTAAGCAACTGAAAGCTATTGGTGCTAATGCCATCCGTACTGCGCATAACGAAGTTGCTCCCGAGTTTTTAGACCTGTGCGACCGAATGGGCATGCTGGTAATGGATGAGACATTTGATACCTGGGAAGCAAACAAAGTAAGCCGTGGCAAAGAGGGCAGCAGCGGTGGTTACCACTTGTATTTCAAGCAATGGTGGGATAAAGATACCCGCAACCAGGTGCTGCGTGACCGCAATCACCCAAGTATCGTGATTTATAGCGTGGGCAACGAGATACACGATAACCTGAAAGATTCTACGGGCTTTAGAAAATATAAAATGCAGCAGGACCTGATCCACTCGTTGGACCCAAGCCGTCCTGTTACCATGGCCTTGCTGCAACCCAACGGTACATCACAGGTATATAAAACAGGATTTGCCGAACAAATGGATATTGTTGGCCAAAACTACCGGGAGAATGAATTAGTGGCCTATCACAATGAACATCCCGACAGAATAGTTATCGGCACGGAGAATACCCATGTGCTTAATCAATGGCTGGCGCTGCGGGATAATGCCTTTATGTCGGGCCAGTTTTTATGGACGGGTGTTGATTACCTAGGCGAGGACGTTTGGCCAAGCCGCGGCGCCACCTTTGGGCTGCTAGACCGTACCGGCGGCTGGCATACCAATGGTTTGCAACGAGCAGCCTGGTGGTCGGCTAAACCGGTAGTTTTTATCCAGCGCAGTTCACCAACTCCTCCGCGACCGGCGCGTGTACCGGCAGGGGGTGCCCCTGCTGCAACCCCTGCTGGTACTCCTGCTGTGCTGGACGGACCTACCGCGGCAGCGTCCCGTGGCGGCATCGAGTACCTATCGGACTGGACACCGGCCGACCTGGCCACCTATACGCAGGCCAGGGTACAGGTTTTTAGCAATGCTGATGAAACAGAGCTGTTCCTGAACGGAAAGTCTTTGGGGGTTAAACACAAGTCGCCACTCGATTCAGCGCTGTTCTGGAAGGTGCCTTTTGAAAAAGGCACCTTGAAAGCCGTTGCCCGCAACAAAGGCAAAGAAGTTGCCACCGACGAGCTAAAAACGGCCGGCGAACCAGCAAAAATCATCCTGACTGCCGATAAATCTAAGATTGGCAATAACTGGGATGATGTCTCATTTGTGACTGCTACCATTGTTGATGCCAATGGCGTCGTATGCCCGAATAGCAATAAGCTTATCCAGTTCAGTGTTAGCGGCGGCGGTGGGATAGCGGCGGTGGATAACGCCGACCGCAATGATCACGATCCTTATCAGGCAACGGAACGCAAAACGTATAAAGGCACCTGTATTGCTTTGATTAAAACGAAAGTATCAACTGGTAAAATCACAATTAAGGCCAGTGCCCAGGGCTTAACCGGCGGAGTAGTAACCATTGACGCTATGCCTTAA
- a CDS encoding patatin-like phospholipase family protein, protein MAKTALVISGGGSKGAFAVGVLQYIQQHVQPLTSFTLYGGTSTGSLIAPLAACGELALLERLYTTLRQQDLVKLGGIANLVTGISVHDATPLKQQLDTVITPAHYERLRAIPIFLATVCLQTQRLVYWSTQTVASTAHYDVEQIRSVTDLRRAMLASCCQPVLLQPVEVRPGAVPIRQYVDGGVREATPLQAVVDQGAETIIAITLNPYQTPADNTPKTKAIQVLERTIDLFSEDVGANDYRVAELYAQGNQYLQAIRRALLARGVAAGIIEQALAQPSNPFAGTAVTTIHEIRPQTKLEEGGPGGLTFQPAAMQGMLRKGYAQAEAYFTAHPNALGGKTPA, encoded by the coding sequence ATGGCAAAAACAGCTTTAGTGATTAGTGGCGGCGGCTCAAAAGGCGCGTTTGCCGTTGGGGTGCTGCAGTACATTCAGCAGCACGTACAGCCCCTGACGTCCTTTACGCTGTACGGTGGGACTAGCACGGGTTCACTCATCGCCCCCTTAGCAGCCTGTGGGGAACTCGCTCTATTAGAGCGACTCTACACCACGCTCCGGCAGCAAGATTTGGTTAAGTTAGGAGGTATTGCAAATCTGGTCACGGGCATTTCCGTGCACGATGCCACGCCGCTGAAGCAGCAGCTAGATACGGTAATTACCCCTGCCCACTATGAACGCCTGCGCGCCATTCCCATCTTTCTGGCGACCGTGTGCTTGCAAACTCAGCGGCTAGTATACTGGAGTACGCAGACTGTCGCTAGCACAGCACACTACGACGTAGAGCAAATCCGAAGCGTGACGGACTTACGCCGGGCGATGTTGGCGTCCTGCTGCCAGCCCGTGCTGCTGCAGCCCGTGGAAGTCCGGCCGGGTGCCGTTCCTATCCGGCAATACGTGGATGGCGGCGTGCGGGAAGCTACCCCCTTGCAAGCGGTAGTGGACCAAGGGGCCGAAACGATTATCGCTATTACGCTCAACCCCTACCAGACCCCGGCGGACAATACGCCCAAAACCAAAGCCATCCAAGTGCTAGAGCGCACCATTGACTTGTTCAGCGAAGATGTTGGCGCGAATGACTACCGCGTGGCCGAGCTCTATGCACAAGGGAACCAGTACTTGCAGGCTATTCGCCGCGCCCTGCTGGCGCGGGGCGTGGCTGCTGGCATCATCGAGCAGGCGCTCGCCCAACCCAGTAATCCCTTCGCCGGCACGGCCGTGACTACAATTCACGAGATTCGTCCTCAAACCAAATTAGAGGAGGGTGGACCCGGCGGCTTGACCTTTCAGCCAGCTGCTATGCAAGGCATGCTGCGCAAAGGGTACGCGCAAGCCGAAGCCTATTTTACAGCGCACCCTAATGCCCTAGGTGGGAAGACACCTGCATAA
- a CDS encoding SGNH/GDSL hydrolase family protein — translation MPSTNHPDATRRDFLKKASIASFAAVGSPALLFAAEPTTTAAKISLAPNEIILFQGDSITDAGRKKDPKDADVPNTSGTLGSGYAYLAAAELLLRHAEKKPLIYNRGISGNKVYQLAERWDHDCLDLKPTVLSILIGVNDFWHTLTSNYQGTVKTYTDDYKALLDRTRQRLPSVKLIIGEPFAVTSVKAVDEKWYPAFQDYQAAARSLAAQYNATLIPYQHIFDQAQKRAPGAYWTGDGVHPSVAGNQLMARAWLDTFKS, via the coding sequence ATGCCTAGCACTAACCATCCAGACGCCACGCGGCGAGACTTTCTAAAAAAAGCTTCCATCGCCAGTTTCGCAGCCGTCGGTAGCCCGGCACTCCTCTTTGCTGCGGAGCCTACTACCACAGCGGCGAAGATCTCGCTCGCCCCCAACGAGATCATCCTCTTTCAGGGTGATTCCATTACGGATGCGGGCCGCAAAAAGGACCCAAAAGATGCTGATGTACCCAATACGTCAGGCACGCTCGGTAGCGGGTACGCGTACTTGGCTGCCGCGGAGCTGCTATTGCGCCACGCCGAGAAGAAACCCTTAATCTACAACCGCGGCATCAGCGGCAACAAAGTGTACCAGTTAGCCGAGCGTTGGGATCATGACTGCTTGGACCTGAAGCCTACCGTACTCAGCATCCTGATTGGCGTCAACGACTTCTGGCACACATTAACCAGTAATTACCAGGGCACGGTAAAAACGTACACTGACGACTATAAGGCCCTACTCGACCGCACTCGCCAGCGCCTGCCAAGTGTAAAGCTTATTATTGGGGAACCCTTCGCAGTAACCAGCGTGAAAGCCGTGGATGAGAAATGGTACCCGGCCTTTCAAGATTATCAGGCCGCTGCACGCAGCCTAGCCGCACAGTACAATGCCACGCTAATTCCTTACCAGCACATCTTCGACCAGGCGCAGAAGAGGGCACCTGGTGCCTACTGGACTGGCGACGGAGTACACCCCAGTGTCGCAGGCAATCAGCTGATGGCACGCGCCTGGTTAGATACGTTCAAGAGCTAG
- a CDS encoding SH3 domain-containing protein, with amino-acid sequence MKPSFLFWLLCLLPFIAPAQRADQTALVLASQSSLPYRYVNASSLILRAQPSATSSALAKLAGASRVQIRDVCTDGWSEIQAHNYTGYVKSSYLVDGQQEVTAETIDWDMVQSFGGTDYTGVTAVPVPTSVSTPAASHVSARKPRQ; translated from the coding sequence ATGAAACCTTCCTTTCTCTTCTGGCTGCTGTGCCTACTGCCCTTTATTGCCCCGGCTCAGCGAGCCGATCAGACGGCCTTGGTACTAGCCTCGCAGTCCTCGCTGCCTTACCGCTACGTCAATGCTTCTTCCTTGATCTTACGAGCCCAACCTAGTGCTACTAGCTCTGCCTTGGCCAAGCTCGCCGGCGCCAGTCGCGTGCAGATCCGAGATGTATGCACCGATGGTTGGAGTGAGATTCAGGCCCATAACTACACAGGTTACGTCAAGTCAAGCTACCTAGTCGACGGCCAACAGGAAGTCACGGCCGAGACCATCGATTGGGACATGGTGCAGTCTTTTGGTGGCACCGATTACACTGGGGTAACCGCTGTGCCGGTGCCTACATCGGTCAGCACTCCTGCGGCTTCGCATGTGTCAGCCCGAAAGCCGCGCCAGTAA
- a CDS encoding DNA polymerase III subunit gamma/tau, producing the protein MENFVVSARKYRPATFRSVVGQQHVTTTLQNAIVSHHLAQAFLFCGPRGVGKTTCARILAKTINCTNLTPEAEACNECESCRAFNQNASFNVHELDAASNNSVEDIRSLVEQVRYAPQAGRYKIYIIDEVHMLSNAAFNAFLKTLEEPPSYAIFILATTERHKIIPTILSRCQIFDFNRIRVEDIRKHLRYVATQEHIAAEDDALHLLAQKADGGLRDALSMFDQMVTFSGHNLTYKDVVQNLHVLDYEYYFRLVDALLTENLSAALLLLDEVMQNGFDLHNFVVGAAEHLRGLLVCKDAVTVQLLEVSEGIRARYVQQAQASPLAFLLSALNLVSQCDREFKQAKNQRLHVELTLMKLAYLNGAVQFARDLGSGNGHAANGEAKKKTSIGTDTPGASAPVPAPAPSIPAATAAPVVEAAPRVSAPAPRPMAPPVAAQPVATVSAPAAPEEIVPVESGVDELHTTPSIEDEVADIPTVHHQVMDSNPHVDIGAPSVAGHEPAAIRMPPPQTAANKPLPTTAKLPGLASKIPSLKNLKEQVAQQMTATKAAPVTDDEPSGPVTGLPVIDEEVLQKAWNDIKEDRRAQDRMSEYIVLNRPVSVDDQHVIRLAVDNPIQIDQFNAFRSEFLTELRQRTGYPRLNVHPVLVEQAPTARKLYTSADKFEYLADKFPILLDMKQKLGLDTDF; encoded by the coding sequence ATGGAGAATTTCGTCGTTTCGGCCCGTAAGTATCGTCCCGCCACCTTCCGCAGCGTGGTTGGGCAGCAGCACGTGACTACCACGTTGCAGAACGCTATTGTCAGTCATCACCTAGCCCAAGCTTTCCTTTTTTGTGGTCCGCGCGGCGTGGGCAAAACCACCTGCGCACGTATTCTGGCCAAGACCATCAACTGCACGAATCTGACGCCGGAAGCCGAGGCGTGCAACGAGTGCGAGTCGTGCCGGGCGTTCAACCAGAACGCCTCCTTCAACGTGCACGAGTTAGACGCGGCTTCCAACAACTCGGTCGAAGATATTCGCTCGCTGGTGGAGCAGGTGCGCTACGCCCCGCAGGCTGGTCGCTACAAGATCTACATCATCGACGAGGTGCACATGCTCTCCAACGCGGCCTTCAACGCCTTTCTGAAGACCCTGGAAGAGCCGCCGAGCTACGCCATTTTTATCCTGGCTACCACCGAGCGCCACAAGATCATCCCCACGATTTTGTCGCGCTGCCAGATCTTCGATTTCAACCGCATTCGCGTCGAAGACATCCGCAAGCACTTGCGCTATGTAGCCACGCAAGAGCACATTGCCGCCGAAGACGACGCCCTGCACCTGCTCGCTCAGAAAGCCGACGGTGGTCTGCGCGACGCCCTGTCTATGTTCGACCAGATGGTGACCTTCTCAGGCCATAATCTGACCTACAAGGACGTGGTGCAGAACCTGCACGTGCTTGACTACGAGTACTACTTCCGGCTGGTCGATGCGCTGCTGACGGAGAACCTCTCGGCGGCGCTGCTGCTGCTGGATGAGGTGATGCAGAACGGCTTCGATCTGCACAACTTTGTGGTGGGCGCGGCTGAGCACTTGCGCGGCTTGCTGGTGTGCAAAGACGCCGTGACGGTGCAGTTGCTGGAAGTTTCGGAAGGCATTCGGGCGCGCTACGTGCAGCAGGCGCAAGCCTCTCCCCTTGCCTTCCTGCTCTCGGCCCTAAACCTAGTAAGCCAGTGCGACCGGGAGTTTAAGCAAGCCAAAAACCAGCGCCTCCACGTGGAGCTCACGCTGATGAAGCTAGCCTACCTGAACGGTGCCGTGCAATTTGCCCGCGACCTAGGTTCCGGCAACGGCCACGCTGCAAACGGCGAGGCTAAAAAAAAAACTAGCATAGGGACAGATACGCCCGGAGCGAGTGCGCCCGTACCCGCTCCGGCACCTAGCATCCCTGCCGCTACGGCTGCGCCGGTCGTTGAAGCGGCTCCTAGAGTTTCGGCGCCGGCTCCGCGCCCGATGGCGCCGCCCGTTGCCGCTCAGCCGGTTGCTACCGTTTCCGCACCGGCGGCGCCGGAAGAAATCGTGCCAGTAGAAAGCGGCGTTGATGAGTTGCACACAACCCCTAGCATCGAGGATGAGGTAGCCGATATACCGACGGTTCATCACCAGGTGATGGACTCAAACCCGCACGTGGACATTGGCGCACCGAGCGTAGCAGGCCACGAGCCGGCCGCCATCCGGATGCCACCACCGCAAACGGCCGCGAATAAGCCCTTGCCAACAACGGCCAAGCTGCCGGGCCTAGCTTCCAAGATTCCGAGTCTGAAGAACCTGAAGGAACAGGTGGCACAGCAGATGACGGCGACCAAAGCCGCGCCAGTAACAGACGACGAGCCGAGCGGCCCCGTAACGGGCTTGCCGGTTATCGACGAGGAAGTCTTGCAAAAAGCGTGGAACGACATTAAGGAGGACCGACGCGCCCAGGACCGCATGAGCGAGTACATCGTACTGAACCGGCCCGTGTCGGTGGATGATCAGCACGTTATTCGTCTGGCCGTGGACAACCCGATCCAGATTGACCAGTTCAACGCCTTCCGCAGCGAGTTCCTGACCGAGTTGCGCCAGCGAACCGGCTACCCCCGCCTGAACGTGCATCCGGTGCTCGTGGAGCAGGCGCCAACGGCCCGTAAGCTCTACACCTCGGCCGATAAGTTTGAGTACCTGGCCGACAAGTTTCCCATCCTGCTGGATATGAAACAGAAGCTAGGTCTGGACACGGACTTTTAA
- a CDS encoding T9SS type A sorting domain-containing protein, with translation MQPFYAPYRSVTARPHAARYACLKRHCFALLLTLAPTEALLAQTTTFSYSGDTRSYTVPLGVTSLQVVATGAAGGRYDASTASSPGAQVSATLTVTPGEILFVVVGGQGTGGSSVNAGGYNGGGTGSGGAGAGGGATELRRAIVVGPTYDYLSARNALLVAGGGGGSDGGGAVGGTGGTPTGGDGVKNNAGIAGGGATQTAAGGTGTLAGTNNQGGKGSSGGGGGGGYYGGGGGAPSSGSAGGGGGSSWVTTMGSSTVTYRTAATSGDGSLSITPVLTPLPVRSAVAPGNLSVFPNPTATGATLTGAAAGSPVHVLDALGRDVFTTTTDASGTARLPAMLPSGVYLVWVGPHATRLRVE, from the coding sequence ATGCAACCATTTTACGCTCCTTACCGCTCGGTAACTGCCCGCCCTCATGCCGCGCGTTATGCTTGCCTCAAACGACATTGCTTCGCCTTGCTATTGACGCTCGCTCCGACTGAAGCGCTGCTAGCGCAAACGACCACCTTTTCCTACTCAGGCGACACACGCAGCTATACCGTCCCCCTAGGGGTTACCTCCCTTCAGGTGGTAGCCACCGGCGCGGCGGGCGGCCGCTACGACGCGAGCACGGCGTCTAGCCCCGGTGCTCAAGTGAGCGCTACCTTGACGGTAACTCCGGGGGAGATTCTCTTTGTTGTAGTAGGCGGACAAGGTACAGGTGGCAGCAGCGTGAATGCCGGCGGCTACAATGGCGGCGGTACGGGCAGTGGCGGGGCCGGCGCCGGCGGCGGCGCCACCGAGTTGCGCCGGGCCATAGTTGTGGGTCCCACGTACGACTATCTCAGCGCTCGGAACGCCTTGCTGGTGGCGGGCGGCGGTGGGGGCAGTGACGGGGGCGGCGCAGTGGGTGGAACTGGAGGTACCCCGACGGGGGGCGACGGCGTAAAAAATAATGCAGGCATCGCCGGCGGCGGGGCGACCCAGACTGCGGCGGGTGGAACAGGTACTCTGGCCGGAACCAATAACCAGGGAGGCAAAGGCAGTTCCGGCGGCGGCGGGGGTGGCGGCTATTATGGCGGGGGCGGTGGGGCGCCTTCCAGCGGCTCGGCGGGGGGAGGGGGCGGTTCTTCGTGGGTAACCACGATGGGCAGCAGCACCGTCACCTACCGCACGGCCGCGACGAGCGGCGATGGCTCGCTCAGCATCACGCCCGTACTCACCCCACTGCCCGTGCGCTCCGCCGTTGCGCCCGGCAACCTAAGCGTGTTCCCGAACCCGACGGCGACGGGCGCTACTCTCACAGGGGCGGCCGCTGGTAGCCCCGTGCACGTGCTAGACGCGCTCGGCCGGGACGTGTTCACCACAACGACCGATGCGTCAGGCACCGCCAGGCTCCCAGCTATGCTACCAAGCGGTGTGTACCTAGTGTGGGTGGGGCCGCACGCGACGCGCCTGCGGGTAGAATAA
- a CDS encoding DinB family protein, which yields MNSQRLFDHAWDTFKAFDDLTVARSGLDQDEFPTSIWQILQHLITWQAFQLRLVQGLVPAESFQEDATWVRERVPPSEAVLRTAVQAFHGQLAAFQAALTQTAAIDEQELAKQQILQEVALHLAFHLGEVVLIRRLKGSYPLPQQMKAFLQA from the coding sequence ATGAACAGCCAACGCCTTTTTGACCATGCCTGGGACACCTTCAAAGCATTCGATGACCTGACCGTTGCGCGCAGTGGCCTGGACCAAGACGAGTTCCCGACTAGTATCTGGCAGATCCTACAGCACCTGATTACCTGGCAAGCCTTTCAGTTACGTCTGGTGCAGGGCCTCGTGCCGGCAGAGTCATTCCAGGAAGACGCGACGTGGGTCCGGGAAAGAGTACCGCCCAGTGAGGCAGTCCTGCGAACAGCCGTGCAGGCGTTTCACGGACAGTTGGCCGCTTTTCAAGCGGCCTTAACCCAGACCGCAGCCATCGATGAGCAAGAGCTAGCCAAGCAGCAGATCCTGCAGGAAGTAGCCTTGCATCTAGCCTTCCACCTAGGAGAAGTGGTACTGATAAGGAGGCTGAAAGGCAGCTATCCGTTACCTCAGCAGATGAAAGCGTTTTTACAAGCTTGA
- a CDS encoding DUF6624 domain-containing protein, with product MKHFLCVAILSTLTLSATAQTKLNLRLKHELDSLYEVDQRYRAMLFDPRINRNPDSLATALGVSKSGLNGLINERMRRADAANMERVQALITQYGYPGRSLVGVPTNEAVWHVIQHNPKQIPQYLPLLKGAADKGELPFYRYAMMLDRRLMNEGKEQLYGTQVLGYNGQPPFVWPIQNPA from the coding sequence ATGAAGCACTTCCTTTGCGTGGCTATTCTCAGCACGCTCACCCTATCCGCGACTGCGCAAACGAAGCTTAATCTCCGACTTAAGCACGAGTTGGACAGTCTCTACGAGGTAGACCAGCGGTACCGGGCGATGCTGTTTGACCCGCGCATTAATCGCAACCCGGATTCACTGGCCACTGCGCTTGGGGTGTCGAAATCCGGGTTGAACGGGTTGATCAACGAGCGGATGCGGCGGGCAGACGCCGCTAATATGGAACGCGTGCAGGCCCTAATCACGCAGTATGGCTACCCGGGCCGATCGCTGGTGGGCGTGCCCACGAACGAGGCCGTGTGGCATGTCATTCAGCATAACCCGAAGCAAATCCCTCAATACTTGCCTTTACTGAAAGGAGCTGCCGACAAGGGGGAGTTGCCTTTTTATCGCTACGCCATGATGCTGGACCGCCGCCTGATGAATGAAGGTAAGGAGCAGTTGTATGGCACGCAGGTGCTAGGCTACAATGGGCAGCCGCCTTTTGTATGGCCTATCCAGAACCCAGCGTAG